The window TCTGCCTTGAAGTTCCGCTCACCTTTGGCATATCTTCCTAAAAGTTCATTAGCATCCATCGTTAGCCTCTCAATTCCCCTTGATTTAGTTTAATCTCAAGGATTTTGCAGCTCTGCTAAGACAATCGCGGACGTATCCCATAATGCCGATAATGCCAGTAATCCTTCAGTATCTTGTTATGGTCAAAACAAAGCTGGTCGGGAATATCCCAAGCGTGAAAAATTCCTAAATTTTTAGCATCATCAGCCGCTTGAGGCTCACCGGTTCCCGTGGCAATAAACACAACACTAAGAGTATGCTGACGAGGGTCACGGTTGGGGTCTGAATACATGTGAAACTGCTCAATCAGCTCAACCTGCAAACCAATTTCTTCCTGCGCTTCCCGCACCGCTGCGGTTTCTACAGTCTCCCCATAATCCACAAAACCGCCTGGAATTGCCCAACCTAAGGGAGGATTTTTGCGTTCGATCAAGATAATCGGTCGATGAGGTCGGTCTACTAACTCAATAATGATATCAACGGTGGGAACAGGATTTCGGTAGGTCACGAGCTGAGCCAATAAATCTATCGCATGTCGCACTCAGCATAACTGGAGTAGTGAAGACAAATCTAGTCCCAAGTGTTAATTGAGGTTATCACAATCACATGACTTGGGAATGATCCTCAATCTGTCTCTACCGTGATAGTGTCTTAAAAATTGCTTCCTCTGATATTTGCTTATGCCGTTTCCCAGATCTAGTGGTATTCTACTTCATCCGACTTCCTTACCTAGTCGCTTTGGTATTGGTGACTTAGGCTTAGAAGCTTATAAATTTATTGATTTTTTAGCACAGAGTGACCAGCAACTGTGGCAAATCTTACCTTTAGGACCCACGGGATATGGCAACTCTCCTTATATGTGTTACTCATCAATGGCGGGAAATCCGCTGTTGATTAGCCCAGAAAAACTGCAAGATCAGGGGCTACTAACGGATGAAGATTTTGCCAATCTGCCGGAGTTTCCCGTTGACCGTGTAGATTATGAGCGGGTGAAGCAAACGAAGATGCCGATGCTTCGTAAAGCCTGCGATCGCTTCCAAGCGAATGCCTCAGAAGTGGAAAGAAAGCAATTTTCAGGGTTTTGTGACGCGACAGCGAGCTGGCTAGAAGATTATGCTTTGTTCATGGCGCTGCATGATACCTTTGAGGGCACAAGTTGGCATACTTGGGAACCGGAAATTGCTAAGGCTCATCCAGAGGCGATCGAGAAGTGGCGGCAAAAGTTAAGCGCCCAAATCTATTTCCACCAATACTTGCAGTTTGAGTTCTTCCGCCAGTGGTCGGAGTTAAAGCAGTACGCCAACTTGCATCATATCCAGATTATTGGTGATATCCCGATTTATGTGGCGCATAATAGTGTGGATGTCTGGGCGCATCGGGACATTTTTGCGATCAATGAACAGACCGGTGAAGCCGCTTTGATGGCAGGGGTTCCCCCCGATTATTTCAGTGAAGATGGCCAGTTATGGGGCAATCCAGTTTACAAATGGGAGTCGTTACAGCAGGATAACTTCCGATGGTGGGTGCAACGTGTTCAGGCAACACTGGATTATGTAGACATTGTTCGGATTGACCATTTCCGAGCGTTTGAGTCTTACTGGGTGGTTGAACAGGGCGAAACTACTGCCAAGAACGGGAAGTGGGTTGAGGCACCGGGAGAGGCATTTTTTAAGGTATTGCAAGAGAAGGTGGGCAATCTGCCGATTATTGCGGAGGATTTAGGCACCATCACGCCTGAAGTGTTAGCCTTGCGCGATCGCTTTGAGTTCCCTGGTATGAAGATTTTGCACTTTGCTTTTGGTGGAGGTCCCGATAATCCTTATTTGCCTTTTAACTATGGGCGTAATTATGTCGCTTATAGCGGTACTCACGATAATGACACAACAGTAGGCTGGTTCAATCAGCTTTCACAACACGAAAAGGATAGTTTATTACTTTACTTAGGAAGTATTAGCCCTGATGGTATTCAGTGGGATTTAATCCGTCTTGCCCTCAGTAGTGTAGCCAACCAAGCAATTATTCCAGTGCAAGATCTCTTAGGTCTGGGTACAGAAGCTCGGATGAACTTTCCGAGTAAAGCGGAAGGTAATTGGGAATGGCGCTATCGACCCGATGTGTTGACCGGAGAATTACGCGATCGCCTCAAAACCCTCACTTACATTTATGGTCGTGCCCCAATTCGTTCTTAAGTGTTAGTTGTTAGTTTCTAGCTGTTAAATAATCACCTAACAACTAAAATCTAACAACCTATTTAAGAATTAGAATTTGCAGCAAACGTGACTTCCTGAACCTCATAGGGGGCACCCATCTGCTTGGCGGATTCGTTATTAAACTCCACCAAGACGCCCCCAGCATTTCCCGCTCGTACAATCAGTGTTTTATCCGCCACCCAAGTGCGATTACTTCCTTCGGGTAAGGTGCCTTCAAACTCTGTCTTTCCATCTGCAACGATTCGCATCCAAGACTGAGCTTTGAGGGTAACCCGCACTTGGACAGGCTTTCCATCTTGACTGCGCTGCGTGACTTCAGCGGCTTTGGTGGGTTGTAATTTTTGGGGCGGCTTTGGCTGAGCAGATGGACTGGGTCTTGAGGATTTTGGTGCTTGCTGCATTTCGACCTCATATCGACTTACTCCACCTTCGAGAGCCGAACGTCGAACCAGCAACGACAAGCCACTGACCGCACCAACGACCAGGAGCACATACAGTAAGTAAAGATGAACGGGTCGCAGTTGAGACGTGGGTACGTGCCGCCAAACCGGCTTGACAAACTGTAGAGATGAGCCGGTAGGAAAAGCACTGGCAAACTCTGCCCCATTTAAACCCAGAGCATCTGCAAAGCGCTTAATAAACCCTTTAATATAAACCGGCTCTGGCAATTCTTCGAGCCGACCTTCTTCAATCGCATTCAATAAGCGTGCTTGAATTCGTGTTTGAGCCGCCACTTCTTCTAGGGGGATAGACTGTTCTGTTCGGAACTGGCGGAGGCGAGATCCCAGTTCTTCTAGTTTCTCGACTTGTTCTTGCGGAAAATAGTGTTTGTTCTCCTTCATATCCTGTACTCCTTCATATCTGCTGGCACTTTTACTGATGTTAGGTGGACTCGGCTGTTGAGAAAACGTATTTCAAAATCATTCAGGTAACGGTAGTGACCGCTAGGAAGTACCGGCCCACCTTGGGGTTCTAATTGAATCGGGCCAATTGCAGTGCGGTGCAGATGAATCACTGGATAGCTTAGCAGTTCGGCGACGCGACGAATCTGCCGATTTCTTCCCTCTGTTAAAACAATTTCCAAGAGTGTATCCTCGACCCCACGCTGAAGTACCCGCACTTGAGCAGGTAAGGTTTTTTTGCCTAAAAGGTCAACACCCTGACGCCAAACTTGTAAAACGGACTCAGGTGGATGACCCTGCACCCAAACATAATAAGTCTTTGGAACATGATGACGAGGATGAGTGAGGAGAAATGTCAGCGTCCCATCATTGGTCAGCAGTAGTGCACCCGTTGATTGGGCGTCCAATCGTCCAACTGGATGGATACCCTGCTCTTGAGAGAGAGCTTTCGGCAAGAGGTCAAGAATTGTCGGACGATTGTGAGCATCCCGGCACGTGGAAACGACGCCTGCTGGTTTATTTAGCAAGAGGTAAATCGATTGAGGGCGGTTATTCGGTTGGACAAGCTTGCCATTCACTTCCAGTACATCGGTTTCAGGATTGGCTTTTTGTCCCAGATGCACCACAGTGCCATTGAGTCGAACCTGTCCAGCTTCGATCATCTTCTCAGCTTGACGCCGTGAGGCTATTCCCCACTGGGAAAGAATTTTTTGTACTCTTTCTTCCATAATGATCCGACGACGGTATGAGCATTTACCTCTAGAGAAGGGCGATGCACCGGGTGAGCAACTAAGCAAGCAAGGGAGAACCTACAAGAGGAACATCGATGACTTGCATCACATCACCTATGCCTGATCGACCTGACTCAACTATGTACAAATATTACAAGAATGGGGTTAACTGCAAGTACTCCGTTTTTTGTATAAACAGCTCATGTCGGTGGCATAATTACCTACTCTATCACCCTGAGCAAATACCTCCATTGCAGGAAACTCCGTGTCTTTAAGACTACACAGAGGAAGACTGGTTGTATGATTCAATCTCCTTCTGGCTGAAACATTTGAGTCAATCAGTAGGTGTGTCAGTTGTATAAGTATCACAAAAGCTTCTGACATACTAGACAAAATCAGTGAAAAAGTGGTGAAGAAAATTTCTGTGAGTAAGTCCTATTCATTCTGAGGTGCTAATGGACGTTGAAACACCAACAACGTTGAAGTCAAAAAAAAGTCGGATTATCAGTAAAGTGTTATCACCAGCCGTCCAACTGTGGCTGCGATCGCAAGTGGAGCAAGTTGAAACCTTACAGTTTAAGATTAGTGGGGGCGATCGCCAAATTCTCTCTGGTCACATTCCTACGGTCTCGATCACAGCCAGTCGTGCGGTCTATAAAGGGCTACATCTGAGTCAGCTTGAGCTAGAAGGGACTGGCATTCGAGTCAACCTGAGTCAAGTGATTAAAGGCAAACCCCTGCGCCTGCTAGAACCCGTACCCGTGGGAGGTCAGATAGGGATTTTAGCCAGCGACCTTGCCGCCTCCCTTCAAGCACCTATGCTCTCTAATGCTGTATCGGAGTTCCTTCGTACATTGCCCAAATCAGATGGAATCACTGATTCAGTTAATGATTTAAATTTAAAAGAGCGACAAATTAGATGGCAAAAAGTTGATATTGAGGAGGGTCAGTTAACCGTCTTTGGCACTTTAACAGATGCGTTACTTCAGACAACACCAGTCGTGATTCGTGCAGGTCTGGAACTGGCAAGCCCTCAAATTCTGAGACTCAATCCCCTACAAATTCAGCTATCACCAACGTCTGCGCCCTTAATTTTAGATAACTTCCAGGTTGATTTAGGTTCAGAAGTAAATCTTCAGGAACTTGCCTTAACACCAGGACAACTGTTGTGTCGTGGACGCCTAACAGTGCTGCCTTAACAGGCTTTCTCCAGTAATAAAACACATCTTCTGTCTAGTCGTTTGGCAGGGGATGTAGATTTTAGATTGTCAATTTGAGAGAGATTGAAATTATCCAAAGAAAAGGAAACCTCTTGCAAAGATATAAAGAACCCCTCCCCTTGCTAAGGGGAGGGAGCAAGATTTCAAGTATTTTCCCCATTTATAAGGGGGGATTAAGCCGGAGCTTTAGTGAGGAGGTAGATTCGACTTTTGCAAGAGGTCTAGGGTATTTACTACAACGTTATCAGGCAACAACCCCAATCTAAAATTTTGAGTGAAGTCTAATTTAATCATTAAACTGACTTTAAACTAAGCCTGATCGCAGAGCCACAACCGCTGCCTGAACTCGGTCATCAACTGATAGTTTGTTCATAATCCCTCGAACATGAGTCTTAACCGTATTGGCGCTGAGGTAAAGCTTTGTGGCAATTTCTGGATTACTATAGCCTTCCACAATGAGTTTTAAGACTTCTAATTCTCGCTGGGACAAATTGGCAATATTCCCACTAGGAGTCGGTGGGGTAAGATGCTGGAGGACTTGACGACCAATCTGGGGGTCTAGGTAAGTCGCTCCTTCTGCGGCTGCGGCAATTGCTTTGAGCAATCGATCTACACTAGCGCCCTTAATGCAATAGGCATCGGCACCACTAGAAAGCGATGCAATAATTTCCTGATCCGTGGTGTGGGAGGTTAGCATCACCACTCTCACGTTCGGCAGTGCCGCTTTAATTTGTTGAGTGGCGGCAATGCCATCTAAACGCGGCAAACCAATATCCATGACAATCAGATCGGGATTCAACCTTTTCGCTGCTTCTACGCCCATGTAGCCGTCTTCAGCTTGCCCCACAATCGTGATGTGGGGATGAACAGTTAATGACTGCTCTAAACCCAGTTGCATCATGGGGTCATCTTCGACAATTAAAACTCGCAGGGGTGTTGATTCAGTCGGCAAATCTGGAGAGAGCGGAGTTTCAGAGGGCATAGCTTGAGGGAAAGCGGCAATCCAGTCGAATCCTTATTTTACAAACATCAGATGGCTATAACCTTAAGAAACATTGAAGCTTATTGGATTTTCACCCCTGTTAAATGCCTTTATTTATCTGCCCAAATAAGCACTACGCATCCAAGATGTAAACAAATGTAACAATAATGCCGTCATGGTGGCTTAATGTCTTGACAGCGCCCAAATAACCCGATAAGCTTGCATAGCATACCCGGGTAAAACGATTGAAATTATATGCAAGACAAGCAAAAGGTTACATTGTATCTCCCTCCAGGACTTCATCGTCAGCTCAAAATTCGAGCAGCCGTTGACTCCGAATCCATGTCGGGAATGGTAGAACGAGCAATTGTTTTCTATCTACGTCACCCGGAAGTGGTTGAAGAGGTAGAAGCATCCTACGGGAACTCCCACCGGGTATATGCCTGTCCAGAATGCTCTAGCTCTGTAGTCCTCCAAGATGGAGAAATGGTTTCCCTGAAAAATCAGCCCAGTATTCTGGCAGAAGATATTCCAGTGGAAAAGGTGCGCGAAGAAGTAGGTTCTCCTACAGGCGCTCAGGGAGAAGAGGAATTAGTTCCTTGTTAATCTTGCCAGCTAAAGAGCTGACTGTGTTGCTCTTTTGATGATGCTTGAGCAGTGGTTGCGCCGTCTCTAAACTAGGTCGATAGTCATGCAAGAAGAGATCAGTATTCTCATTCAAGCTCAATACCCTCTAATCTACCTCGTGACTTCTGAGGAAGAGCGGACAGAGCGAGTAATAGCCAAGATTGCTCAAGAAGCAAAATCACCCCAACGGCGTGTTTTTATCTGGACTGTTACTCACGGAATAGTTGAGTATGGTCAAGCAAGACACATCACCCAGCACAACACTGTCTCTCCGGAAGCAGCAATCCAATGGACTATTCAGCAGAAAGAAGCCGGTATATATATCTTTAAAGATCTACATCCCTTTATTGATTCACCAGCGACAACTCGGTGGCTGCGGGATGCGATCGCTAGCTTCAAGGGTACACAGAAAGCGATTATTCTGATGTCCCCCATGCAACAGGTTCCCATTGAGTTGGAGAAAGAAGTCGTTGTGATCGACTATCCTTTGCCAGAACTCTCTGAGTTGAACCAAGTGCTGTCTCATCAGCTAGAACAGAGCCGAACCCGTCGTCCAACAACCGAAACACGGGAGAAGCTTCTGAGAGCTGCATTAGGCTTAACGCACGATGAAGCAGAAAAGGTATATCGCAAAGCCTATGTAAAATCTGGGCGTCTCACGGAAGGCGAAGTGGATATCGTCCTTTCTGAGAAAAAACAGCTCATTCGCCGCAACGGAATTCTAGAGTATATTGAAGAAGATGAGACCCTCGATGCGATTGGAGGCTTAGAAGAGCTGAAGCGGTGGCTGCAACAGCGCTCCAATGCCTTCACCGAACGAGCCAGAGAATATGGTTTGCCCCAACCGAAAGGGATGTTAATTTTAGGGGTGCCAGGGTGCGGTAAGTCTCTGATTGCCAAAACCACGTCTCGCCTCTGGGGTCTACCACTGCTACGTCTAGATATGGGTCGGGTTTATGATGGCTCAATGGTGGGTCGGTCGGAGGCTAACCTCCGCAATGCCCTCAAGACCGCAGAATCGATTTCACCCGCGATCTTGTTCATCGATGAGTTAGATAAGTCCTTTGCTGGCAGCAGTGGTTCTTCTGACTCGGATGGAGGTACCTCAAGCCGCATCTTTGGTTCCTTCCTGACCTGGATGCAAGAGAAGACTTCACCCGTGTTCGTCATGGCAACAGCGAACCGAGTTGAGCGTCTACCTGGGGAATTCCTCCGTAAAGGTCGTTTCGATGAAATCTTCTTCGTTGATTTACCGACCGCGGAAGAGCGGCAGCAAATTTTCAGTATTCACTTAAGTAAGCGGCGTCGAGAAATTACTCGCTTTGATCTGGATCAGTTGGCTAAGGTTTCCGAGGGATTCTCTGGAGCAGAAATTGAGCAAGCTATAATCGCTGCAATGTATGAGGCATTTGCTCAAGACAGAGAATTTACCCAACTCGATATCATAGCTGCCATCAAAGCAACTCTACCGCTTTCTAAGACAATGACCGAGCAGGTAACAGCCCTGAGGGACTGGGCTAGGCAGCGCGCGCGACCTGCGGCGTCCTCCGTTGCTGAATATCAGCGAATGGAGTTTTAAAAGGCTTTCTCCTGCTCCCAACAGGAGGAAAGGCTAGCAAAATCTGCTAGCAGTTTGACAAAAAAGCCGCGCTTGTTAAGCGGCTTCAAATGGAAAAGTAAAACGCTACGTTGTTGTTTCTCTACTATCTCTACTGGAGGAAATCCAAATGTCTCACTTTAGCACTCTGCGTACCAAGATCACCGACGCTGAAATCCTGAAGGCTTCTCTCCGTGACCTGGGTATTTCTGTTAAGACGGAAGCGGATGTTCGTGGCTACAATGGTCAGCGCGTTCGATCTGACATCGTTGCTGTTCTGGAAGGTGAGTATGATCTCGGCTGGTCTCGCAACAGTGATGGTTCCTTTGATCTGATTGCTGACCTCTGGGGTGTTGCTAAAAAGCACAACCAAACCGAGCTGATCAACTCGATTAACCAGAAGTACGCCGTCAACAAAACTTTGGCAGAAGTCAAGCAGCGCGGCTTGCAGAATGCCAACGTTAAACTGGTTCTGCAAAAGTAGTCAATCCATCTAGGCGTTCCCAAGCTCACGGGTTGACCAATAGCAGGTTGGCCCGTTTTCTGTGCCTACTGGGCCAGTAGGCGCAGAAAACTTAAAGGGTTGATTGCATTCAAGAGCAGATTGACTGTTCCCTAAAGTGTAATATAACCTGGGTTCTAAAAATTTTGGCGAATGTACAGGAGAATTCCCCGTGCGATCGCCTCTGCCATCTGGCGTTGAAAAGCCGGGGATGCCAATCTAGGGGCGTCCTCGGCTCCTGTCACATAACCGACTTCGACTAAAACTGCTGGTATAGAATTATTTCTTAACACATAAAATCTAGAGCGGCGTACTCTCCGGTCTCGGACATTTAGGCTCTGCAACATGCTAGAGTGAATCGCTTCAGCCAAACGCTGACTGGAGAAATAATACGTCTCGACTCCATTAACCTCAGGGCGGCGTAAACTAATCGCATTGGCGTGGATGCTGACAAAAACATTGGCACGCGCTTGCCGCGCCATTTGCACTCGTCCTGCCAGACTAATGAAGCGATCATCTGAGCGGGTCATAACGGCCTGAACACCATTTTGTTGCAACAGTGCTGCGACCTGTTGAGAAATGGGCAAGATCACATCTTTCTCCCGCAATCCACCAATACCTATTGCTCCGGGGTCTTTTCCACCATGACCCGGATCGATCATCACAACAATACGACTGTTTGGTACACGATAAAAGGAGTCGGGCGGCGTCGTTCGTAGAGGTGGTGGTACAGGAATTGAGGTCGTGGGAGGGAATACGGGTCTAGACGGTCGCAGTTGCAGCGATATAATTTGGTCAGTGAGTTGATTGAGTTCCCCAATCTGACCACCACTACTAGGTTTGACCAGAATAACGACCGTGCGTCGATCTTGCTGCCGGACGAGTACCTGTGATAAAAGACTTCTCGCGTTTAATTGAGGCCCCCTGACTTGCTCAGCCAGTTGGGCATTAGGGATAATAATCTGATAAGTATTGGCTTTGGCATCCCAACGGCTGGTTGCTCTCACCCTCTGGTCAGCCCGAATCGCCAATTGGGTACCCTCATTAACCAATTCAACCGCTTGAATGGTGGCGAGGCGGCTGGTCGGTGTTGGGGTTTCAGTTTGATTGTTGGCAGGATTAGAAGTGCGGGATGGAGGGATAACGACGACCGGTTGAGACGTTGTTGTGGGTGTTGTCGTGATTCGCTCAGGCGTCGGGATTTGTACCGACCATTGAGTAGGGGAAATGCCTTGAAACAGAACTTGTTGTGGGTCTATGGTATAGCCTGGTGCTAACTCCACAACAATCCGAGTCATTTGGGCATTATATTGTCCGACTCGAACTTCCCGAATCGCCCCACCGACAGGCTGATTCATCGTGGGACGCCCCAACGTTGTACCCGGTAAATCGATAATTAAACGATTGGGGTTAGCAAAAAGTTGGGCTTTGGGTTGAACACTGTCATCGGTTGTAAAGACCAGTTGGTTCTGATTGGCATCAAAACGCCACAACAGAAGCCTTGCGGCTTCAGCAGGAGATGAAAAGAGAAAAATGCTCGACAAACTGGGAAGTAGCAGTAGCCACTGAAATTTCATCATGATTGCTCCGGTTGCCAATGTTTGCTTCACCAGGGTGGATAAGAAGCGGGGGAGGTAGATGCCCTCAGTTAGTCGGTATCGTCTGACCCAGGTTCCAGGATTTCCAATTCTGGCTGTTTAAATCGATAAGCACAAAAGATAGAAACGAGGTAACACCTGTATTGAGAATACTGTGCAATGGACTCGACGGCGACCGATTGACTCCCCAAGAGATCGACTGGCGCTAACGCGATCGCTTCTCTATCTAGTTATAAGCATTAGTGCGACACTACGATATTAGGGGCAATAGGTCGCTATCCCTCTATCCAAATTTCTGACGGAGTTTTGAGCATATTCGACACAAAGGTGACTGAAAATGAGATTGGAACGCAGAGAGTGACGACCTAGATCAGGAATTAATCAAAAGCATGAACGCCATAGCCAAGCGGGACGTAGCAGCGTCTATCGCCCAAAAACTTGAACCAATTGTTGGGGAGTCTGCCATTTTTGACTGGGAACACTTGCCACCCATCTGGCAAGAACGAATCAATCGAGCCAACACGCTACAGAATATCCCCAGTTGTATTGTTTATCCTCATACAGTAGAACAACTCAAGAGTGTTATCACTTATGCTGATGGCAACGGTTGGAGCCTGCTTCCCTGCGGGAGTGGGAGTAAATTAGGCTGGGGTGGGGTGGGTAAAGACATTGACCTTGTAATCAGTACTGAACGCCTGAACCGGGTAATTGAACATGCGGTGGGTGATTTAACGGTTACGGTAGAAGCGGGTGTTAAACTAGCTGACTTGCAAAACCTGCTTCGCCAGGAGAATCAATTTCTGCCCCTCGACCCTGCCTATGCTCAACAGGCTACCCTAGGTGGAATTATTGCCACCGCCGATAGTGGTTCTTGGCGTCATCGGTATGGCGGGGTTCGGGATATGCTGCTGGGGATTTCCTTTGTCCGCAGTGATGGACAACTCGCTAAAGCTGGGGGTCGGGTGGTGAAGAATGTGGCGGGTTATGACTTGATGAAGCTGTTCACCGGCTCCTATGGCACGTTGGGGATATTGACAGAAGTTACTTTACGTGCATATCCAATCCCGGAAGCCTCAGGAACTGTGGTGTTGACGGGTAAAGCGGAAGCTACTGCTTCTGTGACAAAAACCCTTTTAGGGTCGGCTTTGACGCCTACCACTGCTGATTTACTCTCATCTGAGCTTGTCAAGCAACTGGGTTTGAGTCAAGGCATAGGCTTAATGGTACGTTTCCAAAGTGTGAAGGAAAGTGTGCAGGAGCAATCATCCCGGTTGCTTGAGGTGGGGCAAAATTTAGGGTTACAAGGCACTGTGTATACGGAGGCTGAGGAAGGAACTCTATGGCAATCATTGTCAGAAAAAATTTGGCAAGCCTCACAGGAACCTGCCATTACTTGCAAAATAGGGGTATTACCAACAGCGGCTGTTACGACTTTGACAAAGCTGGATGCGCTAACATCCTCAACGGGATTGGGGTTAATTCATGCAAGTGGGTTGGGGCGATTACGTCTTGATTCAGGAACGGTGACGCCTCAGATTATTGGGGAACTGCGACAATACTGTGAGTCTCAAGGGGGTTTTCTGACGGTTTTGGAGGCACCGATTTCGTTGAAGCAGCAGCTAGATGTTTGGGGTTATAAAGGCAATGCGCTGAAGGTTATGCGTCAAATTAAGCAACAGTTTGACCCGAAAAATATTTTGAGTCCTGATCGGTTTGTGGCAGGGATTTAAGAGATAAACCACTCCAGGCACAGAGAACACACA of the Allocoleopsis franciscana PCC 7113 genome contains:
- a CDS encoding N-acetylmuramoyl-L-alanine amidase: MMKFQWLLLLPSLSSIFLFSSPAEAARLLLWRFDANQNQLVFTTDDSVQPKAQLFANPNRLIIDLPGTTLGRPTMNQPVGGAIREVRVGQYNAQMTRIVVELAPGYTIDPQQVLFQGISPTQWSVQIPTPERITTTPTTTSQPVVVIPPSRTSNPANNQTETPTPTSRLATIQAVELVNEGTQLAIRADQRVRATSRWDAKANTYQIIIPNAQLAEQVRGPQLNARSLLSQVLVRQQDRRTVVILVKPSSGGQIGELNQLTDQIISLQLRPSRPVFPPTTSIPVPPPLRTTPPDSFYRVPNSRIVVMIDPGHGGKDPGAIGIGGLREKDVILPISQQVAALLQQNGVQAVMTRSDDRFISLAGRVQMARQARANVFVSIHANAISLRRPEVNGVETYYFSSQRLAEAIHSSMLQSLNVRDRRVRRSRFYVLRNNSIPAVLVEVGYVTGAEDAPRLASPAFQRQMAEAIARGILLYIRQNF
- the malQ gene encoding 4-alpha-glucanotransferase, producing the protein MPFPRSSGILLHPTSLPSRFGIGDLGLEAYKFIDFLAQSDQQLWQILPLGPTGYGNSPYMCYSSMAGNPLLISPEKLQDQGLLTDEDFANLPEFPVDRVDYERVKQTKMPMLRKACDRFQANASEVERKQFSGFCDATASWLEDYALFMALHDTFEGTSWHTWEPEIAKAHPEAIEKWRQKLSAQIYFHQYLQFEFFRQWSELKQYANLHHIQIIGDIPIYVAHNSVDVWAHRDIFAINEQTGEAALMAGVPPDYFSEDGQLWGNPVYKWESLQQDNFRWWVQRVQATLDYVDIVRIDHFRAFESYWVVEQGETTAKNGKWVEAPGEAFFKVLQEKVGNLPIIAEDLGTITPEVLALRDRFEFPGMKILHFAFGGGPDNPYLPFNYGRNYVAYSGTHDNDTTVGWFNQLSQHEKDSLLLYLGSISPDGIQWDLIRLALSSVANQAIIPVQDLLGLGTEARMNFPSKAEGNWEWRYRPDVLTGELRDRLKTLTYIYGRAPIRS
- a CDS encoding pseudouridine synthase, with the translated sequence MEERVQKILSQWGIASRRQAEKMIEAGQVRLNGTVVHLGQKANPETDVLEVNGKLVQPNNRPQSIYLLLNKPAGVVSTCRDAHNRPTILDLLPKALSQEQGIHPVGRLDAQSTGALLLTNDGTLTFLLTHPRHHVPKTYYVWVQGHPPESVLQVWRQGVDLLGKKTLPAQVRVLQRGVEDTLLEIVLTEGRNRQIRRVAELLSYPVIHLHRTAIGPIQLEPQGGPVLPSGHYRYLNDFEIRFLNSRVHLTSVKVPADMKEYRI
- the ycf46 gene encoding stress-responsive protein Ycf46, with product MQEEISILIQAQYPLIYLVTSEEERTERVIAKIAQEAKSPQRRVFIWTVTHGIVEYGQARHITQHNTVSPEAAIQWTIQQKEAGIYIFKDLHPFIDSPATTRWLRDAIASFKGTQKAIILMSPMQQVPIELEKEVVVIDYPLPELSELNQVLSHQLEQSRTRRPTTETREKLLRAALGLTHDEAEKVYRKAYVKSGRLTEGEVDIVLSEKKQLIRRNGILEYIEEDETLDAIGGLEELKRWLQQRSNAFTERAREYGLPQPKGMLILGVPGCGKSLIAKTTSRLWGLPLLRLDMGRVYDGSMVGRSEANLRNALKTAESISPAILFIDELDKSFAGSSGSSDSDGGTSSRIFGSFLTWMQEKTSPVFVMATANRVERLPGEFLRKGRFDEIFFVDLPTAEERQQIFSIHLSKRRREITRFDLDQLAKVSEGFSGAEIEQAIIAAMYEAFAQDREFTQLDIIAAIKATLPLSKTMTEQVTALRDWARQRARPAASSVAEYQRMEF
- a CDS encoding NUDIX domain-containing protein; amino-acid sequence: MTYRNPVPTVDIIIELVDRPHRPIILIERKNPPLGWAIPGGFVDYGETVETAAVREAQEEIGLQVELIEQFHMYSDPNRDPRQHTLSVVFIATGTGEPQAADDAKNLGIFHAWDIPDQLCFDHNKILKDYWHYRHYGIRPRLS
- a CDS encoding DUF1257 domain-containing protein translates to MSHFSTLRTKITDAEILKASLRDLGISVKTEADVRGYNGQRVRSDIVAVLEGEYDLGWSRNSDGSFDLIADLWGVAKKHNQTELINSINQKYAVNKTLAEVKQRGLQNANVKLVLQK
- a CDS encoding helix-turn-helix domain-containing protein, with protein sequence MKENKHYFPQEQVEKLEELGSRLRQFRTEQSIPLEEVAAQTRIQARLLNAIEEGRLEELPEPVYIKGFIKRFADALGLNGAEFASAFPTGSSLQFVKPVWRHVPTSQLRPVHLYLLYVLLVVGAVSGLSLLVRRSALEGGVSRYEVEMQQAPKSSRPSPSAQPKPPQKLQPTKAAEVTQRSQDGKPVQVRVTLKAQSWMRIVADGKTEFEGTLPEGSNRTWVADKTLIVRAGNAGGVLVEFNNESAKQMGAPYEVQEVTFAANSNS
- a CDS encoding FAD-binding oxidoreductase, yielding MNAIAKRDVAASIAQKLEPIVGESAIFDWEHLPPIWQERINRANTLQNIPSCIVYPHTVEQLKSVITYADGNGWSLLPCGSGSKLGWGGVGKDIDLVISTERLNRVIEHAVGDLTVTVEAGVKLADLQNLLRQENQFLPLDPAYAQQATLGGIIATADSGSWRHRYGGVRDMLLGISFVRSDGQLAKAGGRVVKNVAGYDLMKLFTGSYGTLGILTEVTLRAYPIPEASGTVVLTGKAEATASVTKTLLGSALTPTTADLLSSELVKQLGLSQGIGLMVRFQSVKESVQEQSSRLLEVGQNLGLQGTVYTEAEEGTLWQSLSEKIWQASQEPAITCKIGVLPTAAVTTLTKLDALTSSTGLGLIHASGLGRLRLDSGTVTPQIIGELRQYCESQGGFLTVLEAPISLKQQLDVWGYKGNALKVMRQIKQQFDPKNILSPDRFVAGI
- a CDS encoding LmeA family phospholipid-binding protein, yielding MDVETPTTLKSKKSRIISKVLSPAVQLWLRSQVEQVETLQFKISGGDRQILSGHIPTVSITASRAVYKGLHLSQLELEGTGIRVNLSQVIKGKPLRLLEPVPVGGQIGILASDLAASLQAPMLSNAVSEFLRTLPKSDGITDSVNDLNLKERQIRWQKVDIEEGQLTVFGTLTDALLQTTPVVIRAGLELASPQILRLNPLQIQLSPTSAPLILDNFQVDLGSEVNLQELALTPGQLLCRGRLTVLP
- a CDS encoding response regulator, yielding MPSETPLSPDLPTESTPLRVLIVEDDPMMQLGLEQSLTVHPHITIVGQAEDGYMGVEAAKRLNPDLIVMDIGLPRLDGIAATQQIKAALPNVRVVMLTSHTTDQEIIASLSSGADAYCIKGASVDRLLKAIAAAAEGATYLDPQIGRQVLQHLTPPTPSGNIANLSQRELEVLKLIVEGYSNPEIATKLYLSANTVKTHVRGIMNKLSVDDRVQAAVVALRSGLV